The following nucleotide sequence is from Pungitius pungitius chromosome 6, fPunPun2.1, whole genome shotgun sequence.
ATGCCAGTGTTCTTGACTGCCTTTGTCCATTTAACTATCACTCATGCTATACCTTAAAGccaataatcaaataaaaaaatgaatatgctTACTTATCCatcacaaagaagaaaaaaaatcagtgtgtttgtatttattaattcatatatataaattattatgTAAAATTATAACACATTTAAAGGCAATAATTGACATAATGGGTGGTTCAACAATGGTTCCCATGATTGGTGTCAAGAGATGAAATCTGTGTAAGGGATCATACTGTGGTTTTAAGGGGGGCAAGGGGAAGATAATAAATTCATTTGTCATACTGTTCTATAATTTTTCCAAATTTGCTTTAAAATAATCGGACCTGTATAAGCTTATCAATATTTTAATAGCTGAACAATTTCTGTAGCTTGTTGTTGGAATTAATGAAGCAGCATTACAACAATAAAATGATTCATGCAATTAGATTTGAAACCACAAGAAGGTTAATACGCTGAAAACACTTCTTTTCCCAGAAGCCTTCAGTTTACCAGTAAACTGACGTATGGAGTCATGAAGTCTCAAATGGCCAATCAGCTTAACATACCAACCCGGAAATCAAATTGTGATTGGACAATGAAAGCGACGGTTGTTCTCATTGAGTGCGAACCATAGGTGCGAATCCTACTCGTCGTCTACCttaaatctgcccccccccctccccttctctcttccCCATGAGGCTCATATCATCCACCCATTTTACGCTCTTCCGGCTATCTCGCCTAAGCAGTGAACTGCGGTTGTCAGCGAGTCCCTTGTGCCGGTTGAGACCGACACTTCACACCGGTCTTCCTTTACTCTTTGCCCGGCAACTCGCGATGCAGTCGACTCGAAGTGTAACCACCAGCAGCCATTGCGGGGGCAAAGCCGACACCGAAGGGCCGGGGCTTTTCAATAACGTCCCGACGCTCACAACGGAGGCTCTGGCTCCTCCGGCGGCGGAGAAGATCCGAGTGGGAAACACGCTCCTCGTCAACGAGAGACGGCTAAGGACTCCGAGTCCCCTGTTCGCGGCAAGCTGCGACGACGACTCGGAGTCGGAGGCTTTCAAAGATGGGAGAACCGAGGTGGTGGACCGGGACACCAGGGCCAGGGCGTTTGCCTGGTGCCGAGACTTCCTGTCGGGGTCTTGGAAGACCATCAAAGAGGGGGATTTTCAAATCAGCATCGTCAGGTAAACACTGGCAACTGCAGCTATATGTCCATTCTTTCTTTAACTCGTAAAATGGTAGATATTAATACACTAATCATGGTTATCGTCTGTATGAATCTAATAAGACATTGATAAGGTTGTGCATGTGGAGGAATAAGGCATAATCTATTTGTTGTTCtatagtgtgagtgtgtgtggctggatgGAGGGTAAATACATGGACAATATTACTGTTCATGTAGTGTACTCGTGGTATTGGAGCAGTGCGTAATAAGTAGGAGCCAGACACCAGTCCTGTAATCTTGTGATATTTTACCCAAACAGCAAAATAATTTCCTCTTCTATGTGGTTTGATGTCGTTGCAATAACCGGCAAAGATAAACACAACATACAAGAGTTTTAAGGTGTTTACTGGTGTTTTGTGACAAATATTTACAACTGTATTCTATGGTGTGATAAAACCGTTGTTCTCCTATTGCAGTGGCGGACTGAGTAACCTGCTCTACTTGTGTAGTTTGCCTGACCATGTGCAGCCTGTTGGAGAGGAACCTCACCAGGTGCTACTAAGGGTTTATGGAGCCATCTTACAGGTGGGTCTGTCCATGAATGATCCTCAAATAGTATACGGAGGGCTGTACATGTTAAATATTATAGGAGAGAACATTGCTTACCGTTATTGTAGTCAATCTGTTGTTGTATTGTCATTTTCCTTCACATGGAAATATGAACAACACCAAAAAGAGCATCAGACTTATTGTAATCATCTTCTGTGACGTAGGGAGTGGACTCACTGGTGTTGGAGAGTGTGATGTTTGCAATCCTGGCCGAGCGAACTCTAGGACCGAAACTTTACGGCATCTTTCCAGAAGGACGCTTAGAACAGTACCTTCCGGTAAGAATGCACACCTCCGTACCTTTTAGTTTAGTGGGTGAAGACATAGTGACCATGATCATAACATACAACTTTGTTACAGCCTATGGGTTAAATGTGCACGTTCTATGTAATactttttttgtgctttaatTACAAACTCTTGAGTGGCCCGTGTAACGCAAGCACATGTGGGTAGATTTAAAGGCCCTAGTATACTCCCTTTCACTTGTTCATAATATAGAGAAAGCATTTGTATCAtctgcatttctgtttttacagaATTCTCGCATGCGCACGGATCAACTGTCAAACCCAGCCATCTCAGTGGAGATTGCCACCAAGTTAGCACGTTTCCATGAAATGAGCATGCCCTTTAACAAAGAGCCTAAGTGGCTCTTTGGAACCTTAAACAAGTAAGGACAACCTGAAATCAATTTCTGTCTTTCTCCAGAACTGCCTATcttttaataatgaaatatactgttgtgtttgttttgtttttttgccgcTGTCAGATACTTGGATCAAGTGATGTCCATCAATTTTGTGCGTGAAGCACACGTTAAGAAGTATAAGAAGCTGATGAAGTTGAACCTACCTGCTGAGCTAGAGAGCCTCCGGTGAGTCTTGGCCCAGTTCTTAAAAGTTGTATGTTGCATGGAGTGACTTAATGCATATGGTATACTTAAAGCTCTAAATTTGTGGTAGTGGTAGTTAAGAAAACAGTGTAGGAGGAAAACCTTGAGTATCCCCTCACCCCTCTGTTCAGTACCTACAAAAGTCACAGGCC
It contains:
- the chkb gene encoding choline/ethanolamine kinase, with translation MRLISSTHFTLFRLSRLSSELRLSASPLCRLRPTLHTGLPLLFARQLAMQSTRSVTTSSHCGGKADTEGPGLFNNVPTLTTEALAPPAAEKIRVGNTLLVNERRLRTPSPLFAASCDDDSESEAFKDGRTEVVDRDTRARAFAWCRDFLSGSWKTIKEGDFQISIVSGGLSNLLYLCSLPDHVQPVGEEPHQVLLRVYGAILQGVDSLVLESVMFAILAERTLGPKLYGIFPEGRLEQYLPNSRMRTDQLSNPAISVEIATKLARFHEMSMPFNKEPKWLFGTLNKYLDQVMSINFVREAHVKKYKKLMKLNLPAELESLRALLAATPSPVVFCHNDVQEGNILMLEDEDHNSLDKLMLIDFEYSSYNYRGFDFGNHFCEWMFDYTYNQWPFYKAVTENYPTREQQLHFIRGYLAEQRRHHDMTVDQTQMEEDLILEANRYALASHFLWGLWSIIQAKISKIEFGYMDYALCRFDAYAKQKKLFSELPPS